A segment of the Helicobacter sp. 'house sparrow 1' genome:
TTTTTAGATTTTCTTTTTTTAAAATTTTGTCTCTCAATAAATTTACATTGGGGGAATTATAATTATGCATTTGTGCTTTTTCTATTTTCTTGATTATTTTAGGGTCATATTTTTGTAGATTTTGTTCAAATAAACTTCCTGTCTTTGACCCTAACCATATTGGCAAAAGACACACTGCTAATATCAATTTTTTCATTCTTCAGACCTTTGAATATTCTTATTTACTTCATCAAAACTTTCCTCATCAGGAGCTTTTTCTTGAATAACTTCAAGCTTTTCAATTAATAAATCAGACAATAATCTAGAGCCTGCAATACTAAAGTGAATCCCATCAGAAGCACGAATTTTTACTCTTGTGTTATTATCTTTTTGGAGGTCAGGAGTATAGATTCCTTGTGGCGCAAATAAAAAATTAGTTTTAATAAAAAAAGCACGATTAAGCATAGCTTCTTGCTCATAGAGTTCATTTAAATGGGAAATTCTAGTATTTAATTTAGGATTTTTTACTACAGGTATTTCATACCAAAATATAAAAATTTGTCTTTCTTTTGCAAGTTCATAAATTCTTTGAATTCTCTGTGAATAAACTTCATCCCATTCTGGAGTTTGAAATTTGAGCTTTCCGATATTCCAAGGATCATTGGCTCCAAGCATTACTACAATTACATCAATATTTAAATTTTCATTTAAAGTATTTTCTAATACTTCAGGCCAATTGAAAAACTTGGAATAAGTAAGACCAGTGCTTTGCTTGGCTAAATCTATCACTTGTATATTTTGTTTTTGGAGTTTTGGAGTAAGTGTCATACTTACACCTTGCATCATAGAATCCCCAATAAATAGAAATGTAGCATAATCTCTAATCACAAGCTTATCATTCTCTATGCTTATTCTTGGAGGTATTTCACTAGTTTCTTCTTGGATTACTTCAGATAATTGGGATTGGTTTTCTTCAATATTTTTGTAGCCTAGGGTTGAAGCTTTTGGCAAAAGTTCTTCAAATTTATCTGAAAGCATTACTGTTGGCTGACTAAACCATACCAATAATTGATTGAAACTATTATCTTCTTGTGAAAATTCCCAGTGATATTTTTGTTCCAAATACTTCAAAATGCTTTGATTAAATAACAATGAGATGCTAAAGTAAATCATACATAAAGTGAAAAAAAACTTCCAAAATTTCATCAAAAATCCGCATAAATAAAATTAGGTATGCCATTTGGCATAATCGAAAAAATCACAGCAAGAAGAATAATTAAATAAAGGGGCTTAATGATATTGGGGATTTTTCCAAGGTGGAGGACAAAAAGTTTATCAAGATTGATGCAAAATTGATAGGCAACAAAGATAATAAATCCTGCTAGTAGGAGGATGATATTTGTTTGGGTAATGGGTAAATGATTATTAAAAGCATAAATAAAATCAAGCGATTGTGAAAAGTCTTGATAATAGAAAAATATCCAACAAAAAGTGACAAAATTAAATGTAATGAGTTTGGATAAAAGTGGAATTTTGTGAAAATTGATAGAAAATTTTTGCATACAATTGACAACAATAACCCCCATACCATGCAACCCTCCCCATACTAAAAAGTTAATCGTATTGCCATGCCAGATTCCAGAAATGCAAAATGAAATCAAAACAAAGAGTTGAGTTTTAAAAAAACCTTTCTTGTTGCCTCCCAATGGGATGTAAATATAATCTCTAATAAAAGTAGAAAGGCTGATATGCCACCTTGCCCAAAAATCCTTTAGATTCTTTGCAATATAAGGCATATTGAAATTCATAGGAAGTTTGAAACCAATCATTAATGCAAAAGCACATACTAAATTTACATATCCACTAAAATCACAATAAATCTGTATAGAGTAGCCATAGATTCCTAGTAGTAATTCAATCATATTAAAGCTACTAGGATTTTTTAGTATTTCCGTGACATAGATATCTAAATAGCTTGCAATAATGATTTTTTTGATGATTCCAAAAATTAAAAGCATAAAAATCAGATTAACATTTTCTGGCTTCCAAACTCTTATTTTTTCAAATTGTCCAAAAAAGAAATCAGCCCGCATAATAGGACCAGAAATAAAGGTCGGAAAAAAGGATAAATAAGTTGCTAAATCTTCAAAGCTTTGAAGATTTTTATTGAAAGCACTACCTTGAATTTTGCCATCATATACCCATTTAAGATAGGTAATAGATGCAAAGGTATAAAAACTAATACCAAAAGGCATTAAAATATCAATCTGACTGTCTTTAAAACCCATAAAACTAAAAAAGACAATAGCAAAATCTTTGATACTAGAGTAATACTTAAAAAAGCATAAAAATAAAACAGCAAAAGCAATGCTTCCCAAGAATAAAAATCTTTTCTGATAACTAGCAATAGCTAGAGCTGAAAAATGGATGAAAATGGTATAAAAAAGTAAAACAAGGGCAATATAAAAATTCCCTAGCGCAGTGATTAAAGTGTAGTTAAAAGCTAGGATCAAAAGATTTTGGTGTTTATAGTTTTTTAAACTCCAATAAATGGCTAAAAAACATAAAAATAATAAAGAAAACTCAATAGAAAAAAAGTTCATCTAATCATCCAAATTTGTAATAAGATATTTAGATCTTACAACTTCAAGCTCTTTTTCTAAGCGTTGTTTTTCTTCAACCAAAAGATCATATTGTGCTTGCAGAGCATTGATATTTCTACTAGTGTGATAAATTTCACTTGTTAAGAAAATCTTTGTTCCAAGTAAAAGACAGGAAAAAAAGAGTATGCATAATGCCCCTGCCAAAGATTTAGGACTTAGGCCAGAAAGATAAATTTGCAAGGGCTCATAAAGATTGTCTTGAACTCTCATTAAATCAACTCTAATTTATTTTTTTGTGAAATATTATATTTATTATGGTTTTTTTGCAA
Coding sequences within it:
- a CDS encoding SGNH/GDSL hydrolase family protein codes for the protein MKFWKFFFTLCMIYFSISLLFNQSILKYLEQKYHWEFSQEDNSFNQLLVWFSQPTVMLSDKFEELLPKASTLGYKNIEENQSQLSEVIQEETSEIPPRISIENDKLVIRDYATFLFIGDSMMQGVSMTLTPKLQKQNIQVIDLAKQSTGLTYSKFFNWPEVLENTLNENLNIDVIVVMLGANDPWNIGKLKFQTPEWDEVYSQRIQRIYELAKERQIFIFWYEIPVVKNPKLNTRISHLNELYEQEAMLNRAFFIKTNFLFAPQGIYTPDLQKDNNTRVKIRASDGIHFSIAGSRLLSDLLIEKLEVIQEKAPDEESFDEVNKNIQRSEE
- a CDS encoding MBOAT family O-acyltransferase; this encodes MNFFSIEFSLLFLCFLAIYWSLKNYKHQNLLILAFNYTLITALGNFYIALVLLFYTIFIHFSALAIASYQKRFLFLGSIAFAVLFLCFFKYYSSIKDFAIVFFSFMGFKDSQIDILMPFGISFYTFASITYLKWVYDGKIQGSAFNKNLQSFEDLATYLSFFPTFISGPIMRADFFFGQFEKIRVWKPENVNLIFMLLIFGIIKKIIIASYLDIYVTEILKNPSSFNMIELLLGIYGYSIQIYCDFSGYVNLVCAFALMIGFKLPMNFNMPYIAKNLKDFWARWHISLSTFIRDYIYIPLGGNKKGFFKTQLFVLISFCISGIWHGNTINFLVWGGLHGMGVIVVNCMQKFSINFHKIPLLSKLITFNFVTFCWIFFYYQDFSQSLDFIYAFNNHLPITQTNIILLLAGFIIFVAYQFCINLDKLFVLHLGKIPNIIKPLYLIILLAVIFSIMPNGIPNFIYADF